A stretch of DNA from Triticum dicoccoides isolate Atlit2015 ecotype Zavitan chromosome 2A, WEW_v2.0, whole genome shotgun sequence:
GCGCTGAAGTTGAACGAGCCGCGGTCGTTGGTGGCCCCGAGGACCTCCCTAGTCTGCCACTCCCCGAGCAGCCGGTCCACGACGTCCCCGGCAGGCAAGTTGGTGAAGTTGCCGTCGGTGAGGCACATCTGGTAGCAGGCGGCGCTGGCGTCCATGGCGGTCCAGAGCATGATCCCGTCCACGGACGGGTGCGCGAACCCCTCCCGCAGCACCTCCTCCAGGTACGCCGCCTGGGTCTTGGGGTCGAGGGCGTTGCTGATGTCGACCTCGGTGAGCCAGATGGGGAGGCGGAGGGTGCCGAGCTTGTCGAGCACGGCGCGGACGTAGGGGATGTTTGGCTTCGCGAAGTGCGCCTCGAGGCCGATGCCCTCGAAGGTGACGCCGGCGTCGGCGAGCTGGCGGAGGCGGGAGACGTAGGAGTCGGCGCTGGAGCTGAGGTCGTCGCAGACCTCGACGACGTTGAAGTCGTTGAGGAAGAGGGTGGCGAGCGGGTCGGCGCGCTTGGCGGTGCGGAAGAAGTCGGTGGTGGCGTTGCGGCCGAGGCGGGACTCGTAGAAGTCGAAGTGGAGCATCTCGTTGCTCACGTCCCAGTGCACGAAGTCGCCCTTGTAGCGGGAGAGGAGGCTCTCGATGCGGCCGGCCACGGCGGCGCGGAGCTGGTCGGCGGAGGTGAGGTTCTTGACCCACCATGGGgtgtacttggggtcctcccagaaGATGTTGTGCCCCCGCGCCACCGCGTCGCTGGACTGCACGAACTGCAGCAGCTGGTCGGCGAGCGCGTAGTCCTCCTTCCCCGGCGCCGGCTCCGTAGCGTACCACTTGAGCTCGTTCTCGAACACCGCCGCGTTGAACCTCTTCTTGAACCAGTCCTGCACCAATGCAAAGTTCTTCATCAGTTATTCCGACATTGATAACAAACACAGTGATCATGGCATGATCGACGACGTAGGAATCAAACACGGTGATCATGGCATGATTGACGACGTAGGAATAACTGATATGTATGGCTAGATCTTAGTCGATTGagagacttaaccaagtctcagtcaagGAGCAATGCTACACGCACGGATTATTTTTACAGAGTATTATGGAGTGGATTACTTGGCTGATTTTGATTGGATGAAAATAAACTGACGGGCCCACCCCCACTGAAaatcaagggagggagggcggggggGAGATTTGTTTGGAAACAGGCCTGTAATGCTCCGTAACAGTCCGTGCGTATAGGATTTTCGCTCAGTCAAGTCACAGAATATataaaaaggaagaaagaaaaagttTGATTTCTTTTACACAGATCTTTATGTAAGGTTTCATGAGTGAAACATCAACTGAGACTTGGTTAAGTACGAGATTTAGCAGTCCCGATACCTGATATGGCTTGTTGCCGAGTATGGTCTTGCTGATGGCGGAGCCGAAGGGGAAGTCCCTGCTCATCTGGTGCACGGCGACCTTGGCGCCGACGACGCGGGCGCCGCTGCTGTCCGACACGTGCACGTTCACGAACCGTTTTCGGATCAGCTGGATGCGGTCCTCCCGGTGCTGGCTCCATTGCTCGGGCGAGAACGGCTGCAGCGAGGCGCTTCTGATCGAGACCATGGACGCATTCGCGGTTGCTGCCTGCAGAGAATGAATCAACAGAGAAAATTGCATGAGCTGCCATTCGATCATATCTTTTTTATCTTAAGTTTACTGATGATTCGTTCAAGCGGGCCTCGCCTGGAAATAGAGAACAGACGTCTGTGACGGCGAGTTGAGGGTGAAGCCGCCCTTGAGGAAGGACCAGCAGTCGTTCCGCACCAGAGCCGTGCCCAGGCACTGTGATCCAGCGTTGtccagtgacatgatcttggccttCACGTGGATAGTTCCTGGCCCATTGAATTTCACCCAGCCTAGAAGATAGATCACTCGAGCATTTCAACACATTGACAAATCATGGTGAACAAATGAACTTATGACACCAAAATTGCTAAAAACATATGTGTAATTACGGAACTAGCAGGTGTTCTGCTTTTGCATTAGGAAGAGGGAATCGGGTTGAGTACCACAAAGACAACAAAGTTATCATTCAACGGGGACTCAAACGCTCATCAACTACATTTGCCAGAAATCAAAAAAGACTGCAGAAAGCTGGGTGGAGTGGtgcaaaaaaaaaacatgtttAAGGCGAACATGCATACAAACATGGTTTTCACATTTGTGTGGTATAAACCGAATAAAAAAGATCATTGCTTTCTAAGTTTGAACAGGCGCGGCATAGATATGAAAATATAACGGTTTtgataaagcacatctagatgtgtcctgagTATTACACATCTAGATTTGACGCGAAGTTTCATGTgggcacttttttttctttttctttccttttgttcTGCGTTTATGAGTCACTTAGACTTGCAATAACTTGGGACAGACCCAAAATATAAATATAAAAGCATTGTTGACCATTAGATATATCTTAATAATGTGTTTATTTAATAGCTGTTGATATATTTTTTGAATATCTTTTGTCAAAGTTAGAAATATTTGACCTTTTTTAACTGAGTTTATGCGCTATCTATTCTGGGGAAGGAGGGAGTGTGCAGGTGCACACAGGTCTGTACTGTACCATCATGTCATGATACAGGTATAAATAGCTCATGATACAGGTGCACAAACTCCAGCTCACAGcccagtagtactagtagtagtaaaaaAGGTTCGTGGTGGAAAGAGCATGAGCACGCATGCCTTTGCCCAATCTGGGGCGCCGTCCACCCACCCGAATCACCCAATGAGCTCACTTCCTCTCGCCACCGCCACCCTCTCCGCCAATACACGCACAAGCCTACAAAAGCTAGcgctcgcctctccctcgcctGCCGCTGGGTGCTCAGTGTGGATCTCACTCGATGCGTGGGCGTGGTCACACAAGCGCACGCGTCCGTCCGCTCCCTACCATCGGAATCGGAATGAGCATCGGAATGAATGAAGGAAAGGAAACGATCGATCGCTGGTCCATGCAGTGTCCACATGCAGAGCAGCGATGCGCACTGtgcgcccatccatccatccatccacccaccCACGGCCATAGGCGGCACGCGTGTGAGGACGGCGGCCGGCTGGTGCGCATACGACGTGCCTCATCTGCCCGGGCCGCCCGCCGCGCGCCCTCGTCGCCACCTATTGGTTTTGCCCCGAGCTTTCTTGTCTCGCGCGCCCACCCATACCTGTATCTGTATCTGTATCTGTATCTGTATCTGTATGCGCGCGCGGGAAGAAtctccgtcgccgtcgtcgcccccaCCACGTACCGGTACCAGCACTCACTCGATCGGTCGTCGCTGGCTATGGCTCCTTGCCTCGCCCGTCTTTCTCCGCGCCCGCTACCTCCTGCCCGTTTCTGCTACGTAGCTGCTGGATCCAGCGAGAGCCTCCCTCCGTGATTGGT
This window harbors:
- the LOC119352972 gene encoding endo-1,4-beta-xylanase 5-like, with the protein product MDSAAAPLLPPPRAMKPTAVLLPLLLLAASLAPHASSADGVRYDYKAYTECKGHPEPALYNGGILRWAKKIKDFRTADEGNYSPSFVLYNMSAGMAYSFSCWVKFNGPGTIHVKAKIMSLDNAGSQCLGTALVRNDCWSFLKGGFTLNSPSQTSVLYFQAATANASMVSIRSASLQPFSPEQWSQHREDRIQLIRKRFVNVHVSDSSGARVVGAKVAVHQMSRDFPFGSAISKTILGNKPYQDWFKKRFNAAVFENELKWYATEPAPGKEDYALADQLLQFVQSSDAVARGHNIFWEDPKYTPWWVKNLTSADQLRAAVAGRIESLLSRYKGDFVHWDVSNEMLHFDFYESRLGRNATTDFFRTAKRADPLATLFLNDFNVVEVCDDLSSSADSYVSRLRQLADAGVTFEGIGLEAHFAKPNIPYVRAVLDKLGTLRLPIWLTEVDISNALDPKTQAAYLEEVLREGFAHPSVDGIMLWTAMDASAACYQMCLTDGNFTNLPAGDVVDRLLGEWQTREVLGATNDRGSFNFSAFLGEYKLSVTYLNSSAEGTFSLARSDDTKHITIRLQP